In a single window of the Elaeis guineensis isolate ETL-2024a chromosome 8, EG11, whole genome shotgun sequence genome:
- the LOC105050160 gene encoding cyclin-D3-2: MALTSLLDPLYCPEEHLELDDDTFLPSHLPVSVAEVAAETPEEWAEILSSLVAKEGETHPTLSSDGADDLYLRSARRGAVAWVARAAARHGFSALTAVLAVNYLDRCFLSGGGGLRLQGDRPWMERLAAVACLSLAAKVEETYVPLLLDLQAAAAEADRDLDAGYVFEAKTVRRMELLVLSALGWRMNPVTPLSFIQLLLPHLCYKPQNGNLTSSTARLRCEAILLSVIADGRWVRYPASVWAAAAMRHVLGQQLEPGSGVAAGDALECHETHHLLAFLNAPKVGECFQLILDCVEGSGGVTGHGHKRKNLFSSLDHYRSPSSPNAVLGSCFSCESLSSCDSWAVWPFSSASPSPELPPPKRPNCIATQAFGDNESGENGDRLHHQEPRLDCSAVRI, from the exons ATGGCTCTCACCTCCCTCCTTGACCCCCTCTACTGCCCAGAAGAGCACTTGGAGCTCGACGACGATACCTTTCTACCCTCCCACCTCCCCGTCTCGGTCGCCGAAGTGGCGGCGGAGACGCCGGAGGAATGGGCGGAGATCTTGTCTTCTCTGGTAGCCAAAGAAGGGGAGACCCACCCCACGCTTTCCTCTGACGGCGCCGACGATCTCTATCTCCGCTCCGCGAGGAGGGGCGCCGTCGCGTGGGTGGCGCGCGCCGCCGCCCGGCATGGATTTTCTGCTCTCACGGCGGTGCTCGCCGTGAACTACCTCGACCGGTGCTTCCTCTCCGGCGGAGGTGGGCTTCGGCTGCAGGGGGATCGGCCGTGGATGGAGCGGCTGGCGGCGGTGGCGTGCCTGTCCCTGGCGGCGAAGGTGGAGGAGACGTACGTCCCGCTCCTCCTCGACCTCCAGGCGGCCGCGGCGGAGGCGGACAGGGACCTCGACGCCGGGTACGTGTTCGAGGCCAAGACCGTGCGGCGGATGGAGCTCCTCGTGCTCTCCGCCCTCGGCTGGCGGATGAATCCCGTCACCCCTCTCTCCTTcatccagctcctcctcccccaccTGTGTTACAAACCCCAAAACGGTAATCTCACCTCCTCCACCGCCCGCCTCCGCTGCGAAGCCATTCTCCTCTCCGTCATAGCGG ATGGGAGATGGGTCCGGTATCCGGCATCGGTGTGGGCCGCGGCGGCGATGCGGCACGTTTTGGGCCAGCAGCTGGAGCCCGGCAGTGGCGTCGCTGCTGGGGACGCCTTGGAGTGCCACGAGACCCACCACCTCTTGGCCTTCCTCAACGCTCCCAAG GTGGGAGAGTGCTTTCAGCTCATTCTGGACTGCGTTGAAGGTAGCGGTGGTGTTACTGGTCATGGTCACAAAAGGAAGAACTTGTTCTCCTCGTTGGATCACTATCGTTCACCATCCAGTCCCAATGCGGTGCTGGGTTCGTGCTTCAGCTGCGAGAGCTTGTCGAGCTGCGATTCGTGGGCAGTGTGGCCCTTCTCGTCGGCCTCGCCTTCACCTGAGCTTCCTCCTCCCAAGAGACCCAACTGCATTGCCACCCAAGCCTTTGGAGACAACGAGAGTGGGGAGAATGGGGATCGGCTTCACCACCAAGAGCCGAGACTGGATTGCAGTGCTGTTCGTATTTAA